From Ignavibacterium sp.:
AACTAAGTGAAACTAAATGTTATAAAGTCAAGTGGTAAAACTAGTCTTTACTACTAATTCATTATGAACACAAAAAGTCACTAAGAAAAGGATTAATAAATTCAGATTAAATGATTTAGTGTTTTTTTCAGTCTGTAAACTGCTTCTTTAAGATGATCCATTGAAGTTGCATACGACAATCTAATATATCCTTCCTTGCCAAAAGCACTTCCGGGAACAACTGCAATATGAGCTTCGTGAAGTAAGAACATTGCAAAGTCAAATGAACTTTCGATTCTTAATGTTTCGGTGTGATGATTAAAGAAAGTTGAAATGTTTGGGAAAAGATAAAATGCTCCTTCAGGCTTATAACAACTTACACCGCTAATAGAAATTAACTCATTAAAAATATATTCTCTTCTTTTCCTGAACTCAATTAACATTTCATCAATGATATACTGCGGACCGGCAACAGCTTCAATTGCGGCTGATTGTGATATTGATGATGCGTGTGAAGTTGTATGACTCTGAATTTTATTGATTCCATTTATAACTGCTTCTGGTCCGGCAGCATAACCAATTCGCCAGCCGGTCATCGCATAGGTTTTTGAAACTCCGTTTACAAGAATTGTTTTCTTTTTGAGATCAGGATGCAATGAAGGAAAGCTGACGAAATTAAAATCATCATAAACCATTTTTTCGTAAATCTCATCAGAGAGAATGTAAAAATTATTTTCGAGTGCAACCTCTGCAATTTCCTGTAATTCTTCTTTGGTGTAGGCCGAACCTGTTGGATTAGATGGATTGCACAGAATAAACATTTTTGTTTTTGGAGTAATTGCTTTTCTTAATTGCTCGCCAGTGACTTTAAAACCATTTTTTTCGTCTGTATCAATTATAACAGAAATACCATCTGCCAAATGAACCATTGCGGGATAAGAAACCCAATAAGGTGCAGGGATGATTACCTCATCACCTGGATTTACTGTTGCAAGTATTGCATTAAAAACACTTTGCTTAGCTCCATTCGAAACAATTATTTCATTAATATTATAATCAAGATGATTATCTCGTTTTAGTTTTGCAGCAATTGCTGTTCGCAATTCAACTGTTCCCTGATTTAATGTGTATCTTGTTCGGTTTTCATCAATGGCAATTTTGCCTGCATCTTTTATCGGATTTGGTGTATGAAAATCAGGTTCGCCAACACTTAAGTCGATTATATTCACACCCTGAGATTTTAATTTCTTCGCCTCTGCTGCAACCATCATGGTTGGAGAGGCATCCATATTTTTTACACGATCAGCTATCACTTTTTGCTCCTGTTTCGGATTAGTTTGGTGAGAAAAATTTTATGCAAAGATAAATGCGATAAACCAATTACCAAAAAATTTAATAATAGGAATTATGAAATAAGCAATTTTGCATACTAATAATTACAGATTAAAAAATTATCATATACATTTCGCTTTAGTTAAGTTTCGGATTCAATGCTTTGGCGACCTCCATCAATTTATTGGTATGCTGAAGAATATCATTTATTTCTTCCTGCGGAATGTCAACGAATTGTCCCTTAAGTTTCTTTGAAGATTCAAGAACATTTTGACCATCAAAATAAATTTCAACTTCAATGCTTCTTTTGTTTTTAGAGTTGGGTCCTTCAAAGCCAACTTCTTTTTGAGATAAATAAATTAATTCATCATTCTTGAAAAAATAGAGATTGGTTACTCCGCTCCAATATCCTTTTGCGAGGTCTTCATAAATATAAATTAAGTCTTTATCATCAAAATAAGCTCTGAAGTTCGAACGGTTTTCTCCCTGAACAAATAGTCCGGTGTACATCTCAGCATTATCAGTTTTATTTTTTATTACTTCTACTTCTTGTTTAATAAGTTCTATTTTTTCTTCACGACTCGCACAAGAGTATGCTGTTAATAAAAACAGAAATGAAACTATGATAGAGAATTTAATGTTCATCGAATAACCTGTTTATTTTGTTCAAAAATTCTTATTGTTGCGCACAAATATAAAAACACCACATAAATATTATTCATTTAAAAGGAGGTCAGATGTACC
This genomic window contains:
- a CDS encoding pyridoxal phosphate-dependent aminotransferase, whose amino-acid sequence is MIADRVKNMDASPTMMVAAEAKKLKSQGVNIIDLSVGEPDFHTPNPIKDAGKIAIDENRTRYTLNQGTVELRTAIAAKLKRDNHLDYNINEIIVSNGAKQSVFNAILATVNPGDEVIIPAPYWVSYPAMVHLADGISVIIDTDEKNGFKVTGEQLRKAITPKTKMFILCNPSNPTGSAYTKEELQEIAEVALENNFYILSDEIYEKMVYDDFNFVSFPSLHPDLKKKTILVNGVSKTYAMTGWRIGYAAGPEAVINGINKIQSHTTSHASSISQSAAIEAVAGPQYIIDEMLIEFRKRREYIFNELISISGVSCYKPEGAFYLFPNISTFFNHHTETLRIESSFDFAMFLLHEAHIAVVPGSAFGKEGYIRLSYATSMDHLKEAVYRLKKTLNHLI